The Mycolicibacterium mucogenicum DSM 44124 genomic sequence TCGCCGGCGTGATCGGCGAGCACACCGATCGCCGGCGTCAGCCCGGTACTGACCTGAATCATCCGGTCACTCTGGTGCTCGAACGCATCCCCCAGCGTGCCGGTGGTATTCAGGCCACCCGACAGGAAATTGGTCAGCTGCGTGCGCTTCTCGGCGAACGTCCGCATCGGCTGCACCGAACTGTCCAGCGCGGTGAACAGCTCCGGCGACACGGTACGCAGACTCTCGGCCGCCGCCTTCAGCGCGGACAGGGTCGTCGGACCGGTGTCGTCGGACTTCACGACCGTATTCAGCTGCTGCATGATCTCGTTCACGTCATGCCCGGCATCGGTGATCTTCTGTCCCCGGCCGTGGGTGGCCTCGGAAATAGCCGCGAAGACACCGACATTGTTGGCATCGGGTGACTGCCCGACGGCCTTGAGCAGCTGACGCAGCTTGGCCAGCACGTTCTGGAACAGCACCGTCGGCAAGGTCTGGTCTTCGAGCACGACGTCACCGGAACGGATGGGACGCGCCCCGTCGCCGTTCTGCACCAACTGCACCGCCGACACCGCAAAGATGTTGGCGGGCACCACGCGCGCGGTCACGTTTTCGGGGATCTGCGCGGCGAACTGCGGCTGGACGTTGACGTGCACCACGTTCGGCTGACCGTGCTGCGACGGCGTCACACCCGACACCATGCCGACGATGACGCCGCGGAACTTGACGTCAGAGCGTTCCGGCAGGCCGTCACCGATGTTGATGAGCTTGAGCTCCACCCGGACGAAATCGTCCAGCTTGCCTTGCGATTTCACCACCATGAGGACTGCGGCGAACGAGGCGATCACCGCGAAGCACAGGCCGATGACACCCAGCTTGCGGTCGGTTGAGCCGCGGGGGTCGTGGTCGAACGAGTTGGCCATCAGCCACCGAACCTTGCGCCGCTGATGACGCCCCACAGCGCCATGGTGAGCAGCATGTTGACGATCATCACGACGGTGACACTGCCGCGCATCGCGCGCCCGGCCGCCACGCCGACACCGGCCGGGCCGCCGGAGGCGAAATAGCCGTAGTAGCACTGGATCGTCGACGAGATGAACACGAAGATCACCGCTTTGACGGTGGCGAACAGCACGTCGCGGCCCTCGAGGAACAGTCCGAAGTAGTGCAGGTAGGTACCTGTGGACTGGCCGGCGACGACGCTGACCAGCTGGCACGACAGGTAGGCCAGGGCCAGGGCCGCCAGGAACAGCGGGACCACCGCGATCACCGAGGCCACCACGCGCGTCGCCACCAGATAGGCCACCGAGTTGATGCCGAGGGTGTCGAGCGCGTCGATCTCGTCATTGATCCGCATGGCGCCGAGCTGGGCGGTGAACCGGCAGCCGGCCTGCGCGATGAAGGCCATCGCGATCATCGCCGGCGCCAGTTCTCGGGTTGTCGCGAAGGACGAGACCAGGCCGGTGGCAGGCCCGAGACCCAACAGGTTCAGGGCGTTGTAGCCCTCGACCGCGACCAGCGCGCCGGCCGTAACGCCAAGTACACCGGCCACATTCAACGTGCCGCCGCCCACCACGATGGAGCCGTTGCCCCAGGTGATGTCGGACAGCAGCCGCAGCAGTTCCTTGCGGTAGCGCAGCCACATCGTCGGCACGGCCAGCACGACCTTGCCGAAGAACTCGACCATGTGGCCGGTGCGCCCGGCCGCCT encodes the following:
- a CDS encoding MlaD family protein; its protein translation is MANSFDHDPRGSTDRKLGVIGLCFAVIASFAAVLMVVKSQGKLDDFVRVELKLINIGDGLPERSDVKFRGVIVGMVSGVTPSQHGQPNVVHVNVQPQFAAQIPENVTARVVPANIFAVSAVQLVQNGDGARPIRSGDVVLEDQTLPTVLFQNVLAKLRQLLKAVGQSPDANNVGVFAAISEATHGRGQKITDAGHDVNEIMQQLNTVVKSDDTGPTTLSALKAAAESLRTVSPELFTALDSSVQPMRTFAEKRTQLTNFLSGGLNTTGTLGDAFEHQSDRMIQVSTGLTPAIGVLADHAGEFHGVSTRLQALANKIYDEGVNQDTGHIIWKAVISMNPSRQYTRADCPRYGAMEGPSCKTAPETPTAPDLKPGLESMGMATPPWVTENRPNIAPPRFSVPIVPEFPGPPDPNAPPAPQAAPAPGPPVAPAPPGPPLPAEAGAPGQVQQQSAPLYGGTVGPVGSQNEKDQLSQIVGGPATSATQLLLGPVARGQDVHVAPIPEGQP
- a CDS encoding MlaE family ABC transporter permease → MAAPSTFTPGLLRPFTAVGSGLLKAAGRTGHMVEFFGKVVLAVPTMWLRYRKELLRLLSDITWGNGSIVVGGGTLNVAGVLGVTAGALVAVEGYNALNLLGLGPATGLVSSFATTRELAPAMIAMAFIAQAGCRFTAQLGAMRINDEIDALDTLGINSVAYLVATRVVASVIAVVPLFLAALALAYLSCQLVSVVAGQSTGTYLHYFGLFLEGRDVLFATVKAVIFVFISSTIQCYYGYFASGGPAGVGVAAGRAMRGSVTVVMIVNMLLTMALWGVISGARFGG